In the Populus trichocarpa isolate Nisqually-1 chromosome 1, P.trichocarpa_v4.1, whole genome shotgun sequence genome, aaaattatggatccaactgtaataataataaaaataaaaataaaaataaaattatggaaaTTAAGTTAAAGAAAAGTAATCATTCATGAACTGCctaatttattcttaaaaaaaatattaccaaatTGGATGTTCTTTTTCGGCCCAACCCGAACCCGCCAAATCTCGTACCCGAAATTCCTAAAACTTTAAACCCAGAAAGGCCAAAGCAAAGCAGAAAAGCCGCAGAGCAACCGAAAAAAATCACCGCAATGGAGTTGGAAGTAGATGACAAAGACCTTAAAGCCGCCGGCGCCGAGATTTTAACCGACGGCCACCATGGACTACGCATCCACGGCTGGGAAATCGTATCCTACAAGGGCTCCATTCTCAAGTCCTCCTCTGTGATCAcgtattctctctctttctctttaaatTAGTTTCAAATTTGCAATCATTTTAAGTTTCTCATGAGCACCTGAGtacaaattgttaatttttgagTCTTTGATGCCTGCTGTGAACGCTGCAGATGGGAAGAGAAGCTAGAAACTTCTCATTTACCAGAGATGGTTTTTGGAGAAAGTTCTTTGGTGCTTAAACATGTAATTAGTGGtgccaaaattcattttaatgcatttgatGCCCTGACTGGCTGGAAAAAAGAGGCTTTACCGCCGGTTGAAGTTCCTGCTGCTGCACAATGGAAATTTAGAAGGTAATTTTAagtatttgtttcattttgtttggaTTTAATTACATCCAAATGTACGGCATCCTGAAGTGCACTGCGGTAATAGACAGTTGAattgtttgaatttttgattTAGTAATGTGTGAGAGTTTAGCTAAGAGAGATTGTTTTTGGCTTGTGTTAAcacttttgaatttaatttgcaGCAAACCATTCCAACAGGTGATATTGGATTATGATTATACATTCACGACGCCTTATTGTGGTTCTGAAACAATTGGATTAGATATGGAGAAGGTTTGTTCTTTTactcaaaaaacttttttgttgtgttgtgtttggaggggaataaaatattttgttgaagCCATGTTCAACACAACTTGCGGACTTGATGGATTAATTCATGTCCTCATTGAGAATTTTTATGTtcgaattttttattttaatgttaaattttctgtttttcttttcttcgttATTTATGCTTTATTCTGtcattttttcccttcaaaacgTTGATAGCTTCTAAAATAGTTCctgattaaaactttttttaggATGTTTGGGTTTACTGTAAAGGCTATGaaatgatgggtttttttttttttttataaaacaattatgttATTTATGGCTGAGATTGATCTCTGATGAATAGCAGTCATAAGTTGGCTCAGATATAGTGTAATTAAGcttttgttaaatataaaaaaatggctATCCTCTTCCTCATGCCAATATGAGATCATATCCTTGGTTTTGTGATCAGAAAGACAGTGGGGAAATTTTGGAGGCTACCTGCAGCCCCTGTTGGGAAGACTGTGAAGAGCAAATTGATGTGGTTGCACTTGCATCAAAAGAACCTATTCTTTTCTATGATGAGGTTGACTCCTTGTGCTACACTAGgatcataaattcataaaacCATATTCATTTTCTCTTCCTGGCATTTGTGGGTGTATCTTGATGAAATAATCTGTTTAATTCCACAGGTAGTTTTGTATGAAGATGAACTGGCTGATAATGGGGTTTCACTTTTAACTGTAAAAGTGGTAAATGCTAAAATATTTACTAATTGTTCCAAGCACTGATATGATATGCTGCTGATAATCAGTTGCTAAAGAACTGTTTGTGTCCTCTTTGAATTTTGTAGAGAGTCATGCCAAGTTGTTGGTTTCTTCTTTTGCGCTTCTGGGTGAGTTAATTGTCATTATTTACTCAATTTTCTCATCCATTGCAGTAAAAACAGCTCTATTTCTATGCATCTGCATGTGTGCATGCATCAATGCTTAGTATAAAGAAGctctaaacaatttttttctcctgAAAGGGGAcatatttttcttcactttttacATTGTTTCACCaaatcaatctctctttttcaCCCCCTGTTACAGCTTAGAGTTGATGGAGTGTTAATGAGATTAAGGGATACTCGTATGCATTGTGCTTTTAGTGATAGTGCAAATCCTGTCATTCTTCGAGAAAGCTGCTGGAGAGAAGCCACCTTTCAAGCTCTGGCTGCcgtaacctctctctctctctctctctccacacacacacacacaaccaTAATAATGAGCACATGTATGGCTAGatgtgtgtctttgaacatgcTTGCTTGTATGTGTTCATGAGAATGACTATTTCATTAGCTTTATTTTCCAAGTTTCTACTCTTTCATGATAGAGATGTATTCTTTTCTGAGCGTCATCATGGGAATGATCACccgtttttttgttataaaaatagCAGTAGTGTGCAAATAGCTTTCAAAAAATGTATCTAGAAGAGTGAGGAGCGAAAAGGCAAGCAAATCTGGATAGAAAAGACAGATACAGAATATTCCCTAGAGGATGAACTGAATAAGCTCTCTAGCATGTCCTGCGAAACTTTAGGCACAGGACATGCTGCTGTCTAAAATACATGTTTCTGTTCTTTACACATCTTTGAATCTTGTAATTTCTGCACTATTGGGTATTTCTACAAAAGTTCCACATAAGTTGGTTCTACTTGGAAGTGTGTGGCCTGGTGCACATGTAAATATATTGCATTGATATAATATCACAGTATTATACTGAAAttcattatgtttttggatATAGATCTCTTAAGATGCATCCACATAGGCTATCTAAATCAGctaatattgaattttatttgtctTCCTGTTCTCAGAAAGATAtcagcttttattttttcttttttctgtagGTATTTAGAGCCTTGCATAGATATATTTCTAACTGTTGCATGGTTGACTTGTGTAACATGTAACAACTGTTTTCCTATCCTCATGCATTTTATTTCTGTAATGTTATTTTGCAGAAAGGATATCCTACTTATTTAGAGCCTTGCATAGATATATTTCTAACTGTTGCATGGTTGACTTGTGTAACATGTAACAACTGTTTTCCTATCCTCATGCATTTTATTTCTGTAATGTTATTTTGCAGAAAGGATATCCTACTGATGCTGCTTCATATAGTGATCCAAGCATCATCAGCCAAAAGCTTCCTGTCATCATGCATAAGACTCAAAAGCTTGTGGTCCACAGTAACTTGTAAGGCTGTAAATTGTCTGTGCATGAAGATTTGAATTGTTTACTATGTTGAGGTCATATAGAAATCAAATCCTTTCTGGTGGATTCATTTCTCCTAGTGGGTTTTTAAGTCACTCTTGTTACATCAACAAGCTATCTTATGGATTTATTTgtggaaagaggaaaaaaaaaacaatatcctcTGGATAAACAAAGATATTAGTTTAAGATATTCTCTGTACATGTTTGTCTAATTGTTTCCATGAATCAGGTGAGAATATGATGTAGAAACTAATTGGAATACATGAACATGACATTGCGACTAGGATAAACTGAGATATATAAGCACTAGGAGAACATATGAGCCATGTTTAGAGTGTAGAAAAGAAGCACAATAAGAAGGCCACAAAGCTTTTTTAGTGTTTCTATCAACTGAAATGCATCACAACTGTTAAGTGAATGAAGGAGGATAAGAAGTGCACAGATGACAAGAGAATAGGGAAGCGAAGAGTTCACAGAACTCTTTACAAGGGTGAAGAAAACCTCGCCACCATCAATGATAGATAATATCCCCTTATATATGACATTGCTACTTGGTGTTTCCCAACCATATTCATGGAGAAAATCAAGTTGGGCCTTAGAAGATCGACATTTTCAACTGATTAACACCTATAAAATAGAgttgtatttgaaaaaatatgccTATGAGCGAGTATGGTTAACTGAGCATGTTGGAATGGAATTTGCAAACGAAACACTTGAGCACTGGATGAAAGAGTTGTATGCAACATTGGAGAAACTGATACAAGCTAAACATGCTATGCAAGAAGATAAGGGCCATAAAGGCAAGGAAAAGTGTGCCATTATGAATAGCAGAAGAGTTTAtgtattatatcaaatttacttTGCTTCTTGGGTAGTACAATTCCATAGACTAGAGTATTGGTGTATTGTACAGAGGTTAGATTCAGGTTCACCTTTCTTCAGGTAGTTGTTGTTTTCTTATGGCCAGTTTAACTTTGTCTATGCCAGATTATCTTTAGgtcatatacaaaaaaaatatcaaccaaaCCTTAATCCCAAATTAGTTGGGTCAGCGAAATGGATCTTTGtgatattttactaattttggAACATAtaagcagaaaaaaaaaggtaatgtGAAATGCAAGATGCCACATGGAGAG is a window encoding:
- the LOC7492074 gene encoding TIP41-like protein, which encodes MELEVDDKDLKAAGAEILTDGHHGLRIHGWEIVSYKGSILKSSSVITWEEKLETSHLPEMVFGESSLVLKHVISGAKIHFNAFDALTGWKKEALPPVEVPAAAQWKFRSKPFQQVILDYDYTFTTPYCGSETIGLDMEKKDSGEILEATCSPCWEDCEEQIDVVALASKEPILFYDEVVLYEDELADNGVSLLTVKVRVMPSCWFLLLRFWLRVDGVLMRLRDTRMHCAFSDSANPVILRESCWREATFQALAAKGYPTDAASYSDPSIISQKLPVIMHKTQKLVVHSNL